In Candidatus Bathyarchaeia archaeon, the following are encoded in one genomic region:
- a CDS encoding Glu/Leu/Phe/Val dehydrogenase has protein sequence MVETQSALSVACEQLKIAAEKLKLDPDIHEMLRHPKRSLIVSINVKMDNGNVCTFLGCRVQHNDARGPFKGGIRYHPNVSLDEVTALAMWMTWKCAVVDIPYGGAKGGVCCNPKEMSKAELERLTRRYTTLILDIIGPYRDVPAPDVYTDAQTMAWIMDTYSQFKGYSVPECVTGKPISVGGSEGRAEATSLGVVVCAREAAKNLGLKLKGATVAVQGYGNVGWNAAKIAYDMGCKIVAVSDSTGGIYCEKGLNPYKIYEHKSKTCSVTSYEKCENITNEELLETKCDILIPAALENQITKKNANKIKAKIIAEGANGPTTPDADKALHEKGILLVPDILANSGGVTASYYEWVQNLTREHWTVEEVNRKLEDKMVKAFNDVHKLAKKEKSDMRTAALMLGVGRVADAIKTLGLWP, from the coding sequence ATGGTAGAAACTCAATCAGCACTAAGCGTTGCATGCGAACAATTGAAAATAGCTGCGGAAAAATTAAAACTAGACCCCGACATTCACGAGATGCTTCGACACCCAAAAAGGTCGCTCATAGTCTCTATTAATGTAAAGATGGATAACGGTAACGTTTGCACTTTCTTAGGTTGTCGCGTGCAACATAACGATGCAAGAGGACCATTCAAAGGTGGAATACGCTACCACCCAAACGTCTCCTTAGATGAAGTTACGGCTTTGGCAATGTGGATGACATGGAAATGCGCAGTTGTGGACATCCCATATGGCGGCGCAAAAGGAGGAGTATGCTGCAACCCTAAGGAAATGTCGAAAGCAGAACTGGAACGCCTAACAAGACGATACACGACCCTAATTTTGGACATAATTGGACCGTACCGTGATGTGCCAGCACCAGACGTTTACACAGATGCACAGACAATGGCATGGATAATGGACACCTACAGTCAATTCAAAGGCTACAGTGTTCCAGAATGCGTCACCGGCAAGCCCATAAGTGTTGGCGGTTCAGAAGGAAGAGCTGAAGCCACATCGCTTGGTGTTGTGGTCTGCGCGAGGGAAGCTGCCAAAAATTTGGGACTAAAGCTAAAAGGGGCGACGGTGGCAGTGCAAGGCTACGGAAACGTTGGTTGGAACGCGGCAAAAATAGCCTACGACATGGGCTGCAAAATCGTGGCGGTAAGCGACTCAACTGGAGGAATTTACTGCGAGAAAGGTCTCAACCCCTACAAGATATACGAACACAAATCAAAAACGTGTTCGGTAACCAGTTATGAAAAATGCGAAAACATAACAAATGAGGAACTGCTCGAAACAAAATGTGACATACTAATACCAGCAGCATTGGAAAATCAGATAACCAAAAAGAACGCAAACAAAATAAAAGCAAAAATAATTGCGGAAGGCGCCAACGGACCAACAACCCCAGATGCAGACAAGGCACTTCATGAAAAAGGAATACTCCTAGTTCCAGACATCCTAGCTAACTCAGGCGGAGTAACCGCAAGCTATTACGAGTGGGTTCAAAACCTTACAAGAGAACATTGGACAGTAGAAGAAGTAAATCGGAAATTAGAAGATAAAATGGTCAAAGCCTTCAATGACGTTCATAAACTGGCGAAAAAAGAAAAAAGTGACATGCGAACTGCAGCGTTGATGCTTGGCGTAGGAAGAGTTGCAGATGCAATAAAGACGCTGGGCTTATGGCCGTAA
- a CDS encoding glutamate synthase-related protein, whose translation MSERVHRNSSYLNGKSTTGTTTRVKDTSPTSGMCPICIRDCPIMCEISLSGFRGREALYPEPVQFGYSTAGALKDFGLDWSHFNIQAGLFEALGIEENSDVALFPNVSTETKVGGIPIKVPILAGAFGSTDVARLNWEGLAIGTALSGAIIIVGENVCGMDPEAQITQGKVTYSKELKRRVDLFRKFWDGKYGDIAVQTNVEDQRLGVDVYAISKLEVNVIERKWGQGAKAIGGEVRVRDLDRAIMLKKRGYVVIPDPEDPTVQQAFKEGVFKSFERHSRVGIPKEKNMIEDIEWLRKQGAKHVTLKTGAYRPSAVAYTMKIASEAKIDAVYFDGAGGGTGMSPVPMMDEMSIPTVYLEAIVLKCAQLLKKKGRYVPDIIMAGGFINETQIFKAIAMSNFGDGPFVKAVLMGRSPLTAVMKANYFKQLSEEGKLPKAFADRFGNTPEKFFIAAPELKEKYGARFKEIPWEAVALYTYLTDRIGVGLKQLLAGNRKWKLELINRNDLMSLSELAAQVTGIPLAHEAEKDAVERILG comes from the coding sequence ATGAGTGAACGTGTACACAGAAACAGTTCGTACCTAAACGGAAAATCAACCACTGGAACAACAACCCGCGTCAAAGACACAAGCCCAACAAGTGGAATGTGCCCAATATGCATCCGTGACTGCCCAATAATGTGCGAAATCAGCCTATCAGGTTTCAGAGGAAGAGAAGCTCTCTACCCAGAACCCGTCCAATTTGGATACAGCACCGCAGGAGCACTCAAAGATTTCGGATTAGACTGGTCACACTTCAACATACAAGCAGGTTTGTTCGAAGCACTTGGTATAGAAGAAAACTCGGATGTTGCCCTTTTCCCCAACGTAAGTACAGAGACCAAAGTAGGAGGCATACCAATAAAAGTGCCAATATTGGCTGGTGCATTTGGCTCAACTGATGTCGCTAGGCTAAACTGGGAAGGCTTAGCAATAGGCACAGCACTTTCAGGCGCAATAATAATCGTTGGAGAAAACGTCTGCGGTATGGACCCCGAAGCACAGATTACGCAAGGCAAAGTAACCTATTCAAAAGAACTGAAACGCAGAGTCGACTTGTTCCGAAAGTTCTGGGACGGAAAATACGGCGATATCGCTGTACAGACAAACGTTGAAGACCAAAGACTAGGAGTTGACGTCTACGCAATATCAAAACTGGAAGTAAACGTTATCGAGAGAAAGTGGGGGCAAGGCGCCAAAGCCATAGGCGGCGAAGTCCGTGTCAGAGACTTGGACAGAGCAATAATGCTGAAGAAACGAGGCTACGTGGTAATTCCAGACCCAGAAGACCCAACAGTGCAGCAAGCATTCAAAGAAGGTGTATTCAAATCCTTCGAAAGACACAGCAGAGTAGGAATACCAAAAGAAAAGAACATGATAGAAGACATAGAATGGCTACGCAAGCAAGGCGCGAAACACGTAACACTAAAAACAGGCGCATACAGACCCTCAGCAGTTGCATACACAATGAAAATAGCCTCAGAAGCAAAAATCGACGCCGTATACTTCGACGGAGCAGGCGGCGGAACAGGCATGAGCCCAGTTCCAATGATGGATGAAATGAGCATACCAACAGTCTACTTGGAAGCAATAGTTCTCAAATGCGCACAATTGCTAAAGAAGAAAGGACGCTACGTTCCAGACATTATCATGGCTGGAGGCTTCATAAACGAAACACAAATTTTCAAGGCAATAGCAATGAGCAACTTCGGAGACGGCCCATTCGTGAAGGCAGTGTTAATGGGGCGCTCGCCCTTGACGGCTGTCATGAAAGCGAACTACTTCAAACAATTATCAGAAGAAGGCAAACTTCCGAAAGCCTTTGCGGACAGATTCGGCAACACGCCAGAGAAGTTCTTCATTGCAGCACCAGAATTGAAAGAAAAATATGGTGCCAGATTCAAAGAAATACCATGGGAAGCAGTGGCGCTTTACACGTACTTAACTGACCGCATAGGCGTAGGACTAAAGCAGCTTCTAGCAGGCAACAGAAAGTGGAAACTGGAACTTATCAACAGAAACGATTTGATGAGCTTGTCCGAACTTGCCGCGCAAGTTACAGGCATACCTTTGGCGCACGAAGCAGAAAAAGATGCAGTGGAAAGAATACTGGGCTAA
- a CDS encoding Glu/Leu/Phe/Val dehydrogenase — protein METLAPPVVVPNPYEAALKQLDIAAQKLNLDPGIHEILKHPMRAFIVNIPVVMDDGSIRVFTGYRVQYNDALGPTKGGIRYHPDLTLDEVTALAAWMTWKTAVTGLPLGGGKGGIRCNPKEMSKAELERLTRGYARAISKFIGPFTDVPAPDVYTTAEMMAWIMDEYSEIVGYPVFGVVTGKPVNVGGSLGRNEATSRGVMYTVMEAAKHLGIKLKGATVAVQGYGNVGYHAARLLHEIGCKIIAVSDSKGGIYNPQGLDPVKVLEHKDKTGSVVDYPGSQLVTNEQLLEMECDILVPAALENQITEKNAPNIKAKIVAEGANGPVTPEADEILYKKGIFVIPDILANSGGVIVSYFEQVQNQMNYYWTEEEVRAKLKDTITKAFNDVLKMSTQHNVNMRTAAYMLAVKRVADAMMARKGKAVSPIVSS, from the coding sequence ATCGAGACGTTAGCGCCTCCAGTTGTCGTGCCAAACCCTTACGAAGCCGCCCTTAAACAATTAGACATCGCTGCTCAAAAACTGAACCTAGACCCTGGCATTCACGAAATACTGAAGCATCCAATGCGCGCTTTCATCGTTAACATTCCAGTAGTCATGGATGACGGCAGCATCCGCGTTTTCACAGGTTACCGTGTACAATACAACGACGCATTGGGACCAACTAAGGGCGGCATACGATACCACCCTGACCTAACGCTCGACGAGGTCACAGCTTTAGCCGCTTGGATGACTTGGAAAACAGCTGTTACTGGACTACCGCTTGGTGGTGGAAAAGGCGGAATAAGATGCAACCCTAAGGAAATGTCGAAAGCAGAGCTGGAACGCCTAACAAGAGGATACGCACGCGCAATCTCCAAGTTCATAGGACCCTTCACTGATGTCCCTGCACCAGACGTTTACACAACCGCAGAAATGATGGCATGGATAATGGACGAATACAGCGAAATTGTAGGCTACCCAGTCTTTGGCGTAGTAACAGGCAAACCCGTTAATGTCGGCGGTTCACTCGGAAGAAACGAGGCTACATCAAGAGGCGTAATGTACACAGTTATGGAAGCAGCAAAACATTTAGGCATAAAACTGAAAGGTGCAACAGTAGCAGTGCAGGGCTACGGAAACGTCGGCTATCATGCAGCACGATTGCTTCATGAAATCGGATGCAAAATTATCGCAGTTTCTGACTCTAAAGGAGGCATATACAATCCGCAAGGCTTAGACCCAGTGAAAGTGTTAGAGCACAAGGACAAGACGGGTTCTGTAGTTGACTATCCTGGCAGCCAACTCGTAACGAACGAACAACTGTTGGAAATGGAATGCGACATACTTGTTCCCGCGGCTTTGGAGAACCAAATAACCGAAAAGAATGCGCCGAACATTAAAGCGAAGATAGTGGCGGAAGGCGCCAACGGCCCAGTAACACCCGAGGCAGACGAAATCCTATATAAGAAAGGAATTTTCGTAATTCCAGACATTCTGGCAAATTCAGGAGGCGTCATTGTCAGCTATTTTGAGCAAGTGCAAAACCAAATGAATTACTACTGGACAGAAGAAGAAGTGCGTGCCAAACTTAAAGATACTATAACCAAGGCGTTCAATGATGTTCTCAAAATGTCAACGCAGCATAACGTGAACATGCGAACCGCAGCTTACATGTTAGCCGTCAAAAGAGTCGCTGATGCTATGATGGCGCGCAAGGGAAAAGCAGTCTCACCAATCGTGTCTAGCTAA
- a CDS encoding replication factor C small subunit, with protein sequence MSFEMWAEKYRPKTLDDMVDQKEIVERLKSFVKSRNVPHCIFAGPPGTGKTTAALCLARDLYGDVYREHIMELNASDERGINVVRETVKTFARARSIGEIPFKIMILDESDNMTADAQQALRRTMERYTETCRFILCANYSGKIIEPIQSRCAPFRFTFLPREEQDKHLKCIAEKENVKLLKEGLDAIFEVCGGDLRRAINTLQAAASLNKPVDQKVVYSIAGRANPADVQKMIETAINGNFLEARKQLRDMIQKYGVAGSDIIRQIHTEIFRAEIPEPWKIKLADIVGEIDYRLVEGADEEVQLSALLARLVEAGSEIGKKN encoded by the coding sequence ATGAGCTTTGAAATGTGGGCTGAAAAATACCGACCAAAAACACTAGACGACATGGTTGACCAAAAAGAAATAGTTGAGCGGCTGAAGAGTTTTGTTAAATCTAGAAATGTGCCCCACTGCATTTTTGCCGGTCCTCCAGGCACTGGGAAAACAACGGCCGCACTTTGTTTAGCAAGAGACCTTTACGGCGACGTTTATAGAGAGCACATTATGGAGCTAAACGCAAGTGACGAGAGAGGCATAAATGTTGTTCGAGAAACTGTAAAGACGTTTGCAAGAGCCCGTTCTATTGGGGAAATTCCTTTCAAAATCATGATTTTAGATGAGTCAGACAATATGACTGCAGATGCTCAGCAAGCGTTAAGGCGGACGATGGAGCGTTATACAGAAACATGCCGTTTCATTTTATGCGCAAATTACAGTGGAAAAATAATAGAGCCCATTCAATCCCGCTGTGCACCTTTTCGCTTCACTTTCTTACCCAGAGAAGAACAGGACAAGCATCTGAAGTGTATCGCAGAAAAAGAAAATGTCAAACTTCTAAAAGAAGGATTAGATGCGATTTTTGAGGTTTGCGGCGGAGACCTGAGAAGAGCGATAAACACTCTGCAAGCAGCGGCGTCGCTAAACAAGCCAGTAGACCAGAAAGTTGTGTACTCCATTGCGGGAAGAGCCAACCCCGCTGACGTCCAAAAAATGATTGAAACCGCCATCAACGGCAACTTTCTGGAAGCAAGAAAACAGTTACGTGATATGATTCAGAAGTATGGCGTAGCAGGGAGCGACATAATTCGGCAGATTCATACAGAAATTTTCAGAGCAGAAATTCCAGAACCCTGGAAGATAAAGTTGGCTGACATCGTCGGCGAAATAGATTACAGACTTGTTGAAGGTGCCGATGAGGAGGTTCAGTTGAGTGCTTTGTTGGCTAGGCTTGTTGAAGCTGGCTCCGAGATAGGTAAGAAGAACTAA
- a CDS encoding replication factor C large subunit, producing MYTTWTLKYKPKSLAEVVGNKESIEKFVEWVKSWEKGVPKKRAAFLYGPPGVGKTVTVEAFANDFKMELVEKNASDYRTEDAVKRFAGLASQFGSLFGGKRIVLLDELDGLTGTADRGGVKAITDIVKTAQCPVVLIANNVYDPRFTNLRVFCLLIEFKKPPAGEVAKHLKRICSLEGIQADENALKFIAQRSEGDVRSAVNDLQALAQGKKRLTYEDVSWLGYRDRQDTIFNVLRMILYGKTCVGAKQAADMADIDVDMLFEWIYENAPAHLTDPHDLAKAMDALSMADVYRGRIRLTQDWSFMRYVIDYLTAGVAMARQNTKVHGWIPFKFPERIQMLSRSKAERATQLNIGYKIKRKCHISAVRATKEVIPYLRIIFKNNAEMAAGLAKWFDLDQEMIESLVGNKEKAEAITKLLS from the coding sequence GTGTATACAACTTGGACCCTTAAGTATAAACCGAAATCCTTAGCGGAAGTTGTTGGAAACAAAGAGTCAATTGAAAAATTTGTTGAATGGGTAAAATCTTGGGAAAAAGGTGTTCCCAAAAAGCGAGCAGCATTTCTTTATGGACCACCAGGTGTTGGAAAGACCGTTACGGTTGAGGCTTTTGCGAATGACTTCAAAATGGAACTGGTGGAGAAAAACGCAAGTGATTATCGAACAGAAGACGCCGTCAAACGATTTGCTGGCTTAGCCTCCCAGTTTGGGTCATTGTTTGGCGGAAAGAGAATCGTTTTGCTTGACGAGTTAGACGGGTTAACGGGCACAGCAGACAGAGGCGGAGTGAAAGCTATAACTGACATTGTGAAAACCGCTCAGTGCCCTGTTGTTCTCATCGCTAACAACGTCTATGACCCGCGATTCACAAATCTTCGCGTTTTCTGCCTCCTTATAGAGTTCAAGAAGCCACCAGCCGGCGAAGTTGCAAAACATTTGAAACGCATATGTTCCCTTGAGGGAATCCAAGCCGACGAAAATGCTTTAAAATTCATTGCACAACGTTCAGAAGGCGATGTTCGTTCCGCAGTGAATGACCTACAAGCATTAGCGCAAGGCAAAAAAAGACTAACTTACGAGGATGTTTCTTGGCTTGGCTACCGCGATAGGCAAGACACGATTTTTAATGTTTTGAGAATGATACTTTACGGGAAAACCTGCGTTGGCGCTAAACAAGCGGCGGACATGGCTGACATTGACGTGGACATGCTTTTCGAGTGGATATACGAAAACGCTCCAGCACATTTAACAGACCCACATGACCTGGCAAAGGCGATGGATGCCCTTTCAATGGCGGACGTATATCGCGGCAGAATCCGGCTAACACAAGACTGGAGTTTCATGCGCTACGTGATTGACTATTTGACTGCGGGTGTGGCTATGGCTAGGCAGAACACCAAGGTTCACGGATGGATACCGTTTAAGTTTCCTGAACGCATACAAATGTTGTCGCGGTCTAAGGCTGAACGTGCTACGCAACTAAACATTGGATATAAGATTAAGCGTAAATGCCACATTTCAGCCGTTAGAGCCACAAAAGAAGTTATTCCCTATCTTCGAATAATCTTCAAAAACAATGCGGAGATGGCTGCTGGTCTTGCCAAGTGGTTTGATTTGGACCAAGAAATGATTGAAAGTCTCGTCGGCAATAAGGAAAAAGCTGAGGCTATAACAAAACTGTTAAGCTGA
- the metG gene encoding methionine--tRNA ligase subunit beta encodes MEISFEEFQKLDLRIGKIVEANQISGSRNLIRMIVDFGTEKRQAVAGLLQWYKPEELVGKKYAFILNLQRRKFMGIESQCMILAAEDNKGNVVALQPEKDIAEGSKIH; translated from the coding sequence ATGGAAATTTCATTTGAGGAATTTCAAAAACTGGATTTGCGTATTGGAAAAATTGTTGAGGCAAACCAGATTTCCGGCTCGCGCAACTTGATAAGGATGATTGTGGATTTTGGAACGGAAAAGCGACAAGCGGTTGCTGGGCTCCTGCAATGGTATAAACCCGAAGAGTTGGTCGGCAAAAAGTATGCATTTATACTGAATCTTCAAAGGCGAAAGTTCATGGGCATCGAATCTCAATGCATGATTTTAGCTGCAGAAGACAACAAAGGCAATGTTGTAGCGTTACAGCCTGAAAAAGACATTGCGGAAGGAAGCAAAATACACTAG
- a CDS encoding HDIG domain-containing protein, with product MLHPKLAVLTKKIRDKKLRKKVVELLENPSFEINKKKHPSLPLDVSPAGLSHHHCYPGGYIEHVVSTANLALAMCDSIEKIYHGKVNRDLVLAGVLLHDIFKPATYAVNENGSYGSTHLADYMDHLSLVISELVRRDFPLELVHVVSAHHGDYGPIRPHTVEALVCHLADLMDSRLNGEILNAAAYLMRKSVGEELRGLTSKEAFDIINSKVIEGWEGVAKAVEKIKRRRKSRKT from the coding sequence TTGCTTCACCCAAAACTTGCAGTTTTAACGAAAAAGATTCGTGACAAGAAACTTCGAAAAAAAGTCGTTGAATTGTTGGAAAATCCATCATTCGAAATAAACAAGAAGAAACATCCAAGCTTGCCTTTGGACGTGTCACCAGCTGGACTTTCACATCATCATTGCTATCCTGGCGGTTACATAGAACACGTAGTTTCTACAGCAAATCTTGCATTAGCAATGTGCGATTCTATTGAGAAAATTTATCATGGAAAGGTAAACCGCGATTTGGTTCTGGCTGGAGTTTTGTTGCATGACATTTTCAAGCCCGCCACATACGCTGTGAATGAGAATGGAAGCTATGGCTCTACACATTTAGCCGATTACATGGACCATTTGTCGCTTGTGATTTCTGAGCTTGTTCGAAGAGATTTTCCTTTAGAGCTAGTTCATGTGGTGTCTGCACATCATGGCGATTATGGCCCGATAAGACCGCACACTGTCGAAGCTTTGGTTTGTCATTTGGCGGATTTAATGGATTCACGATTGAACGGCGAAATTTTAAACGCAGCCGCTTATCTAATGAGGAAAAGCGTCGGCGAGGAATTGCGTGGATTGACTTCGAAGGAAGCTTTCGACATAATAAATTCGAAGGTTATCGAAGGTTGGGAAGGCGTAGCGAAGGCTGTGGAGAAGATAAAACGAAGGAGAAAATCTCGCAAAACTTAA
- a CDS encoding endonuclease V has translation MGDTDIKSKFSVEKAHKAQLLLSQRIIFKDKLPRKIRFVAGVDVAYVNGVSIGAAAVLDYDSLRLIESEVVFCKTSFPYVPTLLSFREIPPAVLCARQLKVQPDVYLVDGQGFAHPYRCGFASHLGLVIRKPTVGVAKSRLFGEVDSATIEKDVAFLRHENEVVGAVVTTKHGCKPVYVSVGHMVSLETAIEIVKHCTRDHRVPEPILKAHETATREKRKINIASATTKEQ, from the coding sequence ATGGGTGATACGGACATAAAATCTAAATTTTCGGTTGAAAAAGCTCATAAAGCACAGTTACTCTTGTCACAGCGAATCATATTTAAGGATAAACTTCCAAGAAAGATTCGTTTTGTTGCTGGTGTCGACGTTGCTTATGTTAATGGGGTGTCAATTGGTGCAGCGGCAGTGCTGGATTATGATTCTCTTCGGCTCATAGAATCAGAAGTGGTTTTTTGTAAAACGAGTTTTCCCTACGTGCCCACGCTTCTTTCCTTCAGAGAAATTCCGCCTGCCGTTTTATGTGCAAGACAGCTAAAAGTTCAGCCAGATGTTTATCTTGTTGACGGCCAAGGTTTTGCACATCCATACCGCTGCGGGTTTGCAAGCCATTTAGGCCTCGTGATAAGAAAGCCAACTGTTGGTGTTGCAAAGAGCAGACTTTTCGGCGAAGTTGACAGCGCAACGATTGAGAAGGATGTTGCTTTTTTAAGGCATGAAAATGAAGTTGTTGGCGCTGTTGTTACAACAAAGCATGGATGCAAGCCGGTCTATGTTAGTGTTGGACATATGGTTTCCTTAGAAACTGCCATAGAAATTGTTAAACACTGCACCCGTGACCATCGCGTTCCAGAACCAATCTTGAAAGCTCATGAAACTGCGACGAGGGAAAAACGAAAAATCAATATCGCATCAGCAACAACAAAGGAACAGTGA